Proteins from one Impatiens glandulifera chromosome 2, dImpGla2.1, whole genome shotgun sequence genomic window:
- the LOC124923715 gene encoding E3 ubiquitin-protein ligase RSL1-like: MCSSVPYSQFVSSTCGICRDYDFPLERRFKNRDTCNHTFCNDCIIKYIRVMVEENNVTSLKCPRLLCDFYLDPLSCRSILPVKLFERWCDLLCEDFILGFDNCYCPNLKCYALIIKECIWDVNRSICPNCKQAFCFKCKISWHKGFSCEQNRLIRNSNETAFYVLAKRKNWKQCPGCMHYVEHDQDVGFGSVITADSRIADATSRTP; the protein is encoded by the exons ATGTGCTCCTCCGTTCCCTACTCACAGTTTGTGAGTTCCACCTGCGGAATATGTCGCGACTATGATTTTCCATTGGAAAGGAGATTCAAGAACAGAGACACATGCAATCATACTTTCTGTAATGATTGCATTATCAAGTATATCCGAGTCATGGTGGAAGAAAACAACGTGACATCGCTCAAATGTCCTCGTCTATTATGCGATTTTTACTTGGACCCACTTTCTTGTCGTTCAATCCTCCCTGTTAAACTTTTCGAAAGATGGTGCGACCTCTTATGTGAGGATTTCATCTTGGGGTTCGATAATTGTTATTGTCCTAATCTAAAGTGTTATGCATTGATCATAAAGGAATGCATATGGGATGTGAATAGATCTATTTGTCCTAATTGTAAGCAAGCGTTCTGTTTTAAATGCAAAATATCATGGCATAAGGGTTTTTCGTGTGAACAAAATAGATTGATTAGGAATTCAAACGAAACTGCCTTTTATGTTCTTGCGAAAAGAAAAAACTGGAAGCAATGCCCTGGATGCATGCATTATGTGGAGCATGACCAAG ATGTGGGATTCGGTTCTGTTATAACTGCGGATTCAAGAATTGCAGATGCAACATCAAGAACACCCTGA
- the LOC124927693 gene encoding uncharacterized protein LOC124927693, whose amino-acid sequence MTSEEGGIENKPSTDPKNPAMNSCRKKKKDEASFLEDVKDHIDEFINASMDDHKTCFNKTIKKMFGMSKIVAERNAEAKEVEVSLPLKTVFSD is encoded by the exons ATGACAAGTGAAGAAGGTGGGATTGAGAACAAGCCATCTACAGATCCCAAAAATCCAGCTATGAATTCATGtaggaaaaagaagaaagatgaaGCAAGTTTCTTGGAAGATGTAAAAGATCATATAGATGAGTTTATCAATGCGTCCATGGATGACCACAAAACTTGCTTCAACAAGACCATCAAGAAG atgTTTGGAATGTCTAAGATCGTTGCTGAGAGGAATGCAGAAGCTAAGGAAGTCGAAGTTTCTTTGCCACTTAAAACTGTTTTTTCCGATTAG